A single region of the Roseivivax sp. THAF197b genome encodes:
- the proB gene encoding glutamate 5-kinase, translating to MATLNAARRLVVKIGSALLVDRQTGALRSDWLRAMAEDVARIRARGTDVVLVSSGSIALGRGVLGLPATDLALEQSQAAAAVGQIRLARAWEEALTPHGITTAQVLVTLEDSADRRRYLNSRATMEALLGHGVVPIVNENDTVATDEIRYGDNDRLAAQVAVTAGADVLVLLSDVDGFYSGNPATDPAATRYDEITAITPEIEAMAGDAGSGLSKGGMKTKLMAAKTATAAGCAMAITEGSALHPLKALEGGAAATWFTPQGDPHTARKRWIAAMKPRGVLTLDAGAVAALQAGRSLLPAGIRSVEGTFGRGDPVMIRGADGSALGQGLARYTAAEARAIRGHKSAEIETILGYPGRAVLVHRDDMAL from the coding sequence ATGGCAACCCTGAACGCGGCGCGCAGGCTGGTCGTCAAGATCGGCTCCGCGCTGCTGGTGGATCGGCAGACCGGCGCGCTCCGCAGCGACTGGCTCCGCGCCATGGCGGAAGATGTGGCCCGGATTCGTGCGCGCGGCACTGATGTGGTGCTGGTGTCCTCGGGCTCCATCGCGCTGGGGCGCGGCGTGTTGGGTCTGCCCGCCACGGACCTCGCGCTCGAGCAAAGCCAGGCGGCGGCTGCCGTGGGGCAGATCCGGCTGGCTCGCGCCTGGGAAGAGGCGCTGACGCCGCATGGCATCACCACGGCGCAAGTGCTCGTCACGCTGGAGGATTCCGCGGATCGGCGGCGGTATCTGAATTCGCGCGCGACGATGGAGGCGCTTCTGGGCCATGGCGTGGTGCCCATCGTGAATGAAAACGACACGGTCGCCACGGACGAGATCCGCTACGGCGACAATGACCGTCTCGCCGCGCAGGTTGCGGTCACGGCAGGGGCGGACGTGCTGGTTCTCTTGTCGGATGTGGACGGGTTCTATTCCGGCAACCCCGCGACGGACCCGGCGGCTACCCGATACGACGAGATCACCGCGATCACGCCCGAGATCGAGGCGATGGCCGGGGATGCGGGTTCGGGCCTTTCGAAGGGTGGCATGAAGACCAAGCTCATGGCGGCCAAGACCGCCACCGCGGCGGGTTGCGCCATGGCGATCACCGAAGGCTCGGCGCTGCACCCGCTGAAAGCACTTGAGGGCGGGGCCGCGGCCACATGGTTCACACCGCAGGGCGATCCGCATACAGCGCGCAAACGCTGGATTGCCGCGATGAAGCCGCGTGGAGTGCTGACGCTCGATGCGGGGGCGGTGGCTGCCTTGCAGGCAGGCCGGTCGCTGCTGCCCGCGGGCATCCGGTCTGTCGAAGGCACGTTCGGGCGCGGCGATCCGGTGATGATCCGCGGCGCGGACGGGTCCGCCCTGGGCCAGGGGCTGGCGCGCTACACCGCTGCCGAGGCGCGCGCGATCCGGGGGCACAAATCAGCCGAGATCGAGACGATCTTGGGCTATCCCGGGCGCGCGGTTCTTGTACATCGCGACGACATGGCGCTCTGA
- a CDS encoding 50S ribosomal protein L21, with protein sequence MFAVMKTGGKQYKVQAGDTLRVEKLAADAGEKVQFNEILMLGGDSTTVGAPFVDGAAVQAEIVDQVKGDKVIHFVKRRRKHSSQRTKGHRQQLTMIRVTDILASGADASGVKAAIGAGVLPRGLGEEKYVANRAEQSDMKARVKNDEAQEKPAAEAGVSEGAKDDLKQLSGVGPALEKKLNEAGVTSFAQIAAWTEADVEEFGEKLSFKGRIEREGWIDQAKELSKK encoded by the coding sequence ATGTTCGCGGTAATGAAGACCGGCGGCAAGCAATACAAGGTTCAGGCGGGCGATACGCTCCGCGTGGAAAAGCTTGCGGCTGATGCTGGTGAAAAAGTCCAGTTCAACGAGATTCTGATGCTGGGTGGCGACAGCACCACGGTTGGCGCGCCGTTCGTCGATGGCGCGGCCGTGCAGGCCGAGATCGTCGACCAGGTCAAGGGTGACAAGGTCATCCACTTCGTGAAGCGTCGCCGGAAGCACTCCTCGCAGCGCACGAAGGGCCACCGTCAGCAGCTGACGATGATCCGCGTGACCGACATCCTGGCCTCCGGCGCGGATGCATCCGGTGTGAAGGCCGCGATCGGCGCGGGCGTTCTGCCCCGCGGCCTCGGCGAAGAGAAGTACGTCGCCAACCGTGCCGAGCAGTCGGACATGAAGGCGCGCGTGAAGAACGACGAAGCGCAGGAAAAGCCCGCCGCAGAGGCAGGCGTGTCCGAGGGCGCGAAGGACGACCTCAAGCAGCTTTCGGGTGTGGGCCCGGCGCTTGAGAAGAAGCTGAACGAGGCTGGCGTCACAAGCTTTGCGCAGATCGCCGCATGGACCGAAGCCGACGTCGAGGAATTCGGCGAGAAGCTGTCGTTCAAGGGCCGCATCGAGCGTGAAGGCTGGATCGATCAGGCCAAAGAGCTGTCGAAGAAGTAA
- a CDS encoding GNAT family N-acetyltransferase, with translation MSLDQTSLQPTIPADRFELRPLRVSDQGLIAHYAGDKRVACMTGAIPHPYPPGAAEAYVARAHAPDRQEDIWAIDGQRAGAPELMGVIALKRMDRNQSEIGYWVAPAFWNTGLASDAVRALVEANPMNNATMFAAVFQDNAASARVLVNSGFDYIGDAEQFCIARQANIPTWTYLKQLS, from the coding sequence ATGAGCCTTGACCAGACCAGCCTTCAGCCGACGATTCCGGCCGACAGGTTCGAACTGCGCCCCTTGCGCGTTTCGGATCAGGGCCTGATCGCGCATTACGCGGGCGACAAGCGGGTGGCCTGCATGACAGGGGCGATCCCGCATCCCTATCCGCCAGGCGCGGCCGAGGCCTATGTGGCCCGTGCCCATGCCCCTGACCGGCAAGAGGATATCTGGGCCATCGACGGACAGCGCGCAGGCGCGCCCGAGCTGATGGGGGTGATCGCCTTGAAGCGCATGGATCGCAACCAGTCCGAGATCGGCTATTGGGTGGCGCCCGCTTTCTGGAATACCGGGCTCGCCTCAGACGCCGTGCGGGCATTGGTGGAGGCGAACCCGATGAACAACGCCACCATGTTCGCCGCCGTCTTTCAGGACAATGCCGCCTCCGCGCGGGTTCTGGTCAATTCCGGCTTCGATTACATCGGCGATGCGGAACAGTTCTGCATTGCGCGCCAGGCGAATATCCCGACCTGGACCTATCTGAAACAACTCAGCTGA
- a CDS encoding glutamate-5-semialdehyde dehydrogenase: MKDQDNITALMDDIGARAKRAASELAFAAPETKTRALEAAADAMGAHLTEILAANEKDLEYGREKGLSDAMMDRLKLDPSRVAAMAKALRDIAALPDPVGSVISEWDRPSGLHIRRVRTPLGVIGVIYESRPNVTADAGALCLKAGNAVILRGGSESFHSSAAIHACLVEGLRAAGLPEDAIQRVPTRDRDAVSHLLGMTDHVDVIVPRGGKGLVGLVQREARVPVFAHLEGIVHIYIDKAADPQMVLDVVMNAKTRRTGICGAAECLLIHEDVVDTIGQGVIRALIDGGVEVRGDARLAKIPGVKPACDADWGCEYLDMIIAAKVVPDVDGAIAHIGQHSSSHTECILTEDAETAARFFARVDSAIVMHNASTQFADGGEFGMGAEIGIATGKMHARGPVGVEQLTSFKYLVTGNGTTRG; encoded by the coding sequence ATGAAAGATCAGGACAACATCACGGCGCTGATGGATGATATCGGGGCACGCGCCAAGCGCGCCGCGTCGGAGTTGGCCTTTGCAGCACCGGAGACCAAGACCCGCGCCCTCGAAGCGGCGGCGGATGCGATGGGCGCGCATTTGACCGAAATCCTCGCGGCCAACGAGAAAGATCTCGAATATGGCCGCGAAAAGGGCCTGAGCGACGCGATGATGGATCGCCTGAAGCTCGATCCGTCCCGCGTGGCGGCGATGGCGAAGGCCTTGCGCGACATCGCGGCGCTGCCTGATCCCGTGGGCTCGGTCATCTCCGAATGGGACCGGCCGTCGGGGTTGCACATCCGGCGCGTGCGCACGCCCCTCGGCGTGATTGGCGTTATTTATGAAAGCCGTCCCAACGTGACCGCCGATGCCGGTGCGCTATGCCTGAAGGCGGGCAATGCTGTGATCCTGCGCGGCGGCTCGGAAAGCTTCCATTCCTCCGCCGCGATCCATGCCTGCCTTGTGGAAGGCCTGCGCGCCGCAGGTCTGCCGGAGGATGCGATCCAGCGGGTGCCCACGCGGGATCGCGACGCGGTGAGCCACCTTCTGGGCATGACGGATCATGTCGACGTGATCGTGCCGCGCGGGGGCAAGGGGCTCGTGGGCCTCGTCCAGCGCGAAGCACGGGTCCCGGTCTTTGCCCATCTCGAGGGCATCGTGCACATCTATATCGACAAGGCCGCGGACCCGCAGATGGTGCTCGACGTGGTGATGAACGCCAAGACGCGCCGCACCGGGATTTGCGGCGCGGCGGAATGCCTGCTGATCCATGAAGACGTGGTCGACACGATCGGGCAGGGCGTGATCCGCGCGCTGATCGATGGCGGTGTCGAGGTGCGCGGCGATGCGCGCCTGGCCAAAATTCCCGGTGTGAAACCCGCCTGTGACGCCGATTGGGGCTGCGAATATCTCGACATGATCATCGCGGCGAAGGTCGTGCCCGATGTGGACGGCGCCATCGCGCATATCGGGCAGCATTCGTCGTCGCATACCGAGTGCATCCTGACCGAAGATGCCGAGACGGCAGCGCGGTTCTTTGCCCGGGTCGATTCCGCGATCGTCATGCACAACGCCTCGACGCAATTCGCCGATGGGGGCGAGTTCGGCATGGGCGCGGAAATCGGGATCGCCACGGGCAAGATGCATGCGCGCGGACCGGTGGGCGTCGAGCAGCTGACGAGCTTCAAGTATCTCGTGACCGGAAACGGGACGACGCGCGGCTGA
- the obgE gene encoding GTPase ObgE → MKFLDLCKVYIRSGSGGSGAASFRREKYIEYGGPDGGDGGSGGSVIVEAVDGLNTLIDFRYQQHFFAENGQGGMGRQRTGRDGKDIVLRVPVGTEILDEDQETVLADMTELGQKVTLAKGGNGGWGNVHFKTSTNQAPRRANPGQPGIDRTIWLRLKLIADVGLLGLPNAGKSTFLAATSNARPKIADYPFTTLHPNLGVVGVDDVEFVVADIPGLIEGAHEGRGLGDLFLGHVERCAALLHLVDGTSGTLLEDYKTIIDEIEAYGAGLADKPRITVLNKIDALDDELIKFLREELEEVAGARVFTMSGISGDGVTHVLRALRAEIEDERLRRRKEENAEADADEESGGWQP, encoded by the coding sequence ATGAAATTCCTCGACCTCTGCAAGGTCTATATCCGCTCCGGCTCGGGCGGGTCGGGTGCGGCCAGCTTCCGGCGCGAGAAATACATCGAATATGGCGGCCCCGATGGCGGCGATGGCGGCAGCGGCGGCTCCGTGATCGTCGAGGCGGTGGACGGTCTCAACACGCTGATCGATTTCCGCTACCAGCAGCATTTCTTTGCCGAGAACGGGCAGGGTGGCATGGGCCGTCAGCGCACCGGCCGCGACGGCAAGGATATCGTTCTGCGCGTGCCGGTGGGCACGGAGATCCTCGACGAGGATCAGGAAACCGTGCTGGCCGACATGACCGAGCTTGGCCAGAAGGTGACGCTTGCCAAGGGCGGCAATGGCGGCTGGGGCAACGTGCACTTCAAGACCTCGACCAACCAGGCGCCGCGCCGGGCCAATCCCGGACAGCCGGGCATCGACCGGACCATCTGGCTCAGGCTGAAACTCATCGCGGATGTGGGGCTTCTGGGTCTGCCAAATGCCGGGAAATCCACCTTCCTTGCGGCGACATCGAATGCGCGGCCCAAGATCGCCGATTATCCTTTCACGACGCTGCACCCCAATCTTGGCGTTGTCGGCGTCGATGATGTGGAATTCGTCGTGGCCGATATTCCCGGTCTCATCGAAGGCGCGCATGAGGGTCGTGGCCTGGGCGATCTGTTCCTCGGCCATGTGGAGCGCTGCGCGGCGCTTCTGCACCTTGTGGACGGCACTTCGGGCACGCTTCTCGAGGATTACAAGACCATCATCGACGAGATCGAGGCCTATGGCGCGGGCCTTGCGGACAAGCCACGGATCACGGTGCTGAACAAGATCGACGCGCTCGATGACGAGCTGATCAAGTTCCTGCGCGAGGAGCTGGAAGAGGTCGCGGGGGCCCGTGTCTTCACCATGTCGGGCATCTCTGGCGATGGCGTCACGCACGTGCTGCGGGCCCTGCGCGCCGAGATCGAGGACGAGCGTCTGCGCCGCCGCAAGGAAGAAAACGCGGAGGCCGATGCCGACGAGGAGAGCGGCGGATGGCAACCCTGA
- the rpmA gene encoding 50S ribosomal protein L27 has protein sequence MAHKKAGGSSRNGRDSAGRRLGVKLYGGQRAIPGNIIVRQRGTKFYPGEGVGMGKDHTLFATGEGSVTFRKGLKGRTFVSVLPVAEAAE, from the coding sequence ATGGCACATAAAAAAGCAGGCGGTTCCTCCCGCAACGGTCGCGACTCTGCCGGACGCCGTCTTGGCGTCAAGCTTTACGGCGGTCAGCGCGCGATCCCCGGCAACATCATCGTGCGTCAGCGCGGCACCAAGTTCTATCCCGGCGAAGGCGTCGGCATGGGCAAGGACCACACGCTGTTCGCGACGGGCGAAGGCTCCGTGACGTTCCGCAAGGGCCTCAAGGGTCGTACCTTCGTGTCGGTCCTGCCAGTGGCCGAGGCCGCAGAGTAA
- a CDS encoding DUF2059 domain-containing protein, which produces MFMRHFVGGIGLAIGTLAAPAQAQSEDLDALIAFLRIDDTVEIMRAEGQEYANELAVDMLGGVNASWQATVDAIYDAGTMESSVTRGFREAIDPEAVGPLLAFFESDLGREVVALEIGAREALLDEAIEEAARAEYRELTGTGDPKLQLTGDPKLQLIERFIDANDLIEQNVTGALNASYAFYSGLSEGGALQLSEEEMLDDIWSQEEATRSDTEEWVWGYLMMAYGPLSEDELSEYVALSESAAGEALNKALFAGFNAMYDEISYAMGLGAAVEMAGTDL; this is translated from the coding sequence ATGTTCATGCGACATTTCGTGGGTGGGATCGGGCTCGCAATCGGCACGCTGGCCGCCCCGGCGCAGGCGCAGTCCGAGGATCTGGATGCCTTGATCGCGTTTTTGCGGATCGACGACACGGTCGAGATCATGCGCGCCGAAGGGCAGGAATATGCCAACGAGCTTGCGGTCGACATGCTGGGCGGCGTCAACGCAAGCTGGCAGGCGACGGTCGACGCGATCTACGATGCGGGCACGATGGAAAGCAGCGTCACCAGAGGCTTCCGCGAGGCCATCGATCCCGAGGCCGTGGGCCCTCTGCTCGCGTTCTTCGAAAGCGATCTCGGCCGGGAGGTGGTGGCGCTGGAGATCGGCGCGCGGGAGGCGCTGCTCGACGAGGCCATTGAAGAGGCCGCCCGCGCGGAATACCGCGAACTGACCGGCACCGGCGATCCCAAGCTGCAACTGACCGGCGATCCCAAGCTGCAACTGATCGAGCGGTTCATCGATGCCAATGACCTGATCGAGCAGAACGTGACCGGGGCGCTCAACGCCTCTTACGCGTTCTATTCGGGCCTGTCGGAAGGCGGCGCGCTGCAGTTGAGCGAGGAAGAGATGCTCGATGATATCTGGAGCCAGGAAGAGGCCACCCGGAGTGACACGGAAGAATGGGTCTGGGGCTACCTGATGATGGCCTACGGGCCGCTCTCCGAGGACGAGCTTTCCGAATACGTGGCGCTGTCGGAAAGTGCGGCGGGCGAGGCGCTGAACAAGGCGCTCTTTGCGGGCTTCAACGCCATGTATGACGAGATTTCCTACGCGATGGGTCTCGGTGCCGCGGTGGAGATGGCAGGGACCGACCTCTAG